The stretch of DNA CAGCCACGACGTCCAGTCGTGGGTGTTCCGGTTCGCCAACATCGTCGGGCCGCGCCTCCGCGGGGCCGTGATCCCGGACTTCGTCGAGAAGCTCCGGGACGATCCGACGTCGCTGACCATCCTCGGCGACGGCCGCCAGCAGAAGTCGTACATGCACGTCTCCGAGTGCGTCGCGGCGATGCAGTACGCCGTGGAACACGCCGACGGTGCACACAACGTCTTCAACCTCGGGACGCGGACGACCACCTCGGTCGACCGCATCGCCGACATCGTCGCCGACGAGCTCGGCGTCGACCCCGAGTACGAGTACACGGGCGGGGACCGCGGCTGGACCGGCGACGTCCCCCGGATGCGGCTCTCGATCGACAAGCTGGCGGCGCTGGGCTGGGAGCCCGAACAGTCCAGCGACGACGCGGTCCGACAGTCCGCCCGGGAACTGATCGCCGAACTCTAGGGCGCGAACGTCCCGGTCAGTTTCGCCTTGCCGAGGAGGTGGCCCTCCGCGGCGTCGTAGAGGTCGTCCTTGGTCGCGCTCGGGTCCAGACCGAGCGTCGTGTCCAGCGCGTACAGCAGGAACCGGTAGGTGTGTTCGCTGTCCGGTGGGTTCGGGCCGCCCCACCCCGTCTCGCCGAAGTCGTTCTGCCCCTCGACAGCGCCCTCGGGGGTCGTCCCCGCGGAGAGCTCCCCCACGTCCGGCGGGATGTTCCAGAGCAGCCAGTGGTCCCAGACCTTCCCGGCCGGCTCCCTCGCGTCGGGGTCGTCGACGATGAGGAGGAGAGACGCCGTCCCGTCGGGGACGTTCTCGACGGTCAGCGGCGGGCTGACGTTGGCGTCGGCGTAGCCGTGTTCCTCGGGGATCCGGCCGCCCGCTTCGAACGCCGGACTTGTGAGTTCGAGTCCGCCCATAGCCAACGGTTCACGCCCCACGGACAAAAACGTCGTCCCGGCATCCATTTGGTCGTCCGCCGCCAACCGCGTCGCGTGCAGGTCGTCGGGTACCGCCCACGCGTCGAGGACCACGCCGCGCTCCTGCTGGCCAGCGACGGCGCGGTCACGGTCGAGCGACTGACCCCGGGGACCGCCCTCTCGTACGGACTGGGCGACCGGCGCTGCGCCGGGGCCGTCGACGGCGACCGCCACTACGGCTGTGACGACCCCGACGCGCCGTACTGTCCGGAACACACCTCCCGGTGGCCCTGTGCCAGGTGTACCGGCGACTGCGACAAACCGATCGACGCCTGCGACGAGGAACACGCCGTCTACCTCGCCGCCTTCGCCCCCGACACGGTGAAGGTCGGCGTCACCCGATCCTGGCGGCTGGAGACGCGGCTGCGCGAGCAGGGAGCCGACCGGGCCGCCCACCTGCGGACCGTCGCCGACGGCCGCATCGCCCGGCAGGTCGAGGCCGACATCGC from Haloarcula litorea encodes:
- a CDS encoding YbhB/YbcL family Raf kinase inhibitor-like protein; the encoded protein is MGGLELTSPAFEAGGRIPEEHGYADANVSPPLTVENVPDGTASLLLIVDDPDAREPAGKVWDHWLLWNIPPDVGELSAGTTPEGAVEGQNDFGETGWGGPNPPDSEHTYRFLLYALDTTLGLDPSATKDDLYDAAEGHLLGKAKLTGTFAP
- a CDS encoding DUF2797 domain-containing protein; its protein translation is MQVVGYRPRVEDHAALLLASDGAVTVERLTPGTALSYGLGDRRCAGAVDGDRHYGCDDPDAPYCPEHTSRWPCARCTGDCDKPIDACDEEHAVYLAAFAPDTVKVGVTRSWRLETRLREQGADRAAHLRTVADGRIARQVEADIATELGDRVRVPTKIAGLDERVDDAFWSDLCAEYDPLSTREFDYGLALPERPIAETLATGTVRGTKGRVAVLDNNGSTYAVDLRDLVGYELTDGDTDRDLQSSLGAFG